Sequence from the Phragmites australis chromosome 11, lpPhrAust1.1, whole genome shotgun sequence genome:
gcTCTACCACCAGGTGCGTGCCAAAAAAACAAAGCCTTGAATGATTGCTTCATTTCCAGAGAAGAAGGAACAAGCTTTAGACTGTTCTTGCTCGGTCTGATTTAGTCGTATCAAACTTTCAGATTAAAACAAAAGTTTGATACTTTTAGACAACTGCATTCCTGTCGTATATATGTTGGATCTACACCCATAAGATGTTCTCAGAGCTCTAAATTATTGTTCTTGCCTAGTCTGATTAGCCCTTATCGATTAAGATGTTGTTCCACCCCTCAACCCTCCTTACAGGCCAGGGATTCTTACTACAGTGGCCAGCCTTTGATCGTTGATGACATGTTTGACAAAGTTGAGGTAAATTCAAGCGTTACTAGTCTCCCAAATTTCCTGTGCTGAAGTGATACTCAAATGTATCCACGAATTAATAATTCAACTTTGTCTTCTGACAAATTATGCATTCCTGACAGTTGAAGCTCCGGCTTTATGGCTCCAAATCCGTTGTAAAGTACCCCCGTTGCAGCCTCAAAAGACAATCGACCTACGCCGACGCTGAGGTAACGTTTCTTCTTTTACACTAATATGATATCATCTTATCTAAACTCTATCTAGCATTTGCTTACTGTTTAATGTTTCCATCGACCTTTGGGTTTAGGGCAGGAGGATAAATCAATGTTTATGGCATTATCAAGCATCTGGATGCTGCTGCTCCTGTTTGGTACCTCAGCCTTTCTGGTTCCCAGTCTATACGCCCTGAGCCTAGCGTTCGGAGATGCATTCGGAGCAAGGTACCTCTTGTACGGTCCAAAGTCCCTTGAGATGATAACAAGGATCAACGACCTGGCTTTAGTCGGATTGGGCTATCTGGTTGGTTACCCAATCGCATCTGCATCCGGTAAGAGCAGCTTTTAAGTAAATATGTTAGCTGTTACTGGCGCTGCATGGCACCTGTAGTTTTTGCCTTTTGCATATCTGAAGTCTTAGTTTCCACACATAGGTAAACCATCTGATTGGCTTTTTTTCCAGTTGGTGCACTGCGAGGCTTGTTGACAAACAATTTGGTTGCACTGAAAGGATCTTGCCCAAATTGTGGTGAGCAGGTCAGGTTCAGTTCTAGTAACTATAGTAATCAATTATGGTTCCTTTTAGTGTTAATCTTTAATCATGCGGCCATCTGAGTAAGTAAAGCATGTTGCTTTCAGGTATTTGCATTTGTTAAGACAGATAAATCCATTCTAACACCTCATAGAGCAGAATGCCATGTCTGTGAGTGTCCATTGGAGTACCGCACTAAAGTGGAGGTATGTGGACCTGTAATTTTCGTACTACTTTGCAGTATCAAAATGTGTAGCTGTGTACATTCTAGAATTTGGACTCAATTTATGTCTTTAGATGGAAATGCATGGATGGCAGTACAATTTTCTTTTGTCAAGGGCACACTCTTGTGAAATCAACACCGTGCTCTTGCGTTGTTGCAAAATTTGAATCCTCTTTCTATACTTACTGTTCTGAGAGTTGAGCACATTCAGCTCCTTTACGGTAACACATTTGACATCCAAAAATAGATACGCTATTGCATCagaataaatttttttgacaTAGTGAAGGAGACTGATTCGAGATCTCCGTAGGTTTTGGAGCGGAATTATTCATTGTAGCGTACATAGATTTGTGACAGTACATAAGCAAACCATATTATGTGTTCCCTTTGCTGTTGCTCTGCAGAGATCGTTGTCGGGGCCTGGAGGAAGCTGTGTCTACGGTCGGGTTTATCTGGTGAAGCAAGGGCATCCTAAGAAACGGAAATGGATGTAAACTATAATTATAATGGTAGCTACTGCAGAAAGTTTGGCGCGTACCACTCTTCCGATCGGTGTTCAGAAGTGCTCACTGTGTTTCCATTGAATCATTTATCAGCGCAAGCATTTTGTAAAGCACATACATTCCTTTATGAGACTTCAAAACTCTGCGGATGAACTTATAGTAGTGTTGTtcgttccttttcttttcttttggaacAAGCCCATGACACATTGATGAAGCACCAGTCAGGAGGTTTCGAAGGTACACTTGATATCAGTAGGGAGGGTCACTGAAACCGTGCaccaaaccaattttttttttagaaaaaggagTCAATACTTATAAAAGTTTAGTCTCGGTTTCTGCGTTTCTGAGATATACAGTCACATACTAAGGAGCCGAGCACAGTACATGAGACTCTTGATAAGGAGAAACGCATTTCTCTACCAAAGTTATTATACATTAGCTTTGATGTGAAATTTAGACTATCATTCCAACCGGATAAATAGCGTCCTAGCTGCACGCTATAGCCTTGTACATGCTATAGTAACTAACATGTGATGTTTCTATTGATGTAGTACAGATCACGAATGAAACGAATATGTATAAGTAAATATAATATGTGGAGGAgaaccatatttttttcttatcaaagacaatattatttttacatagCTATAATATCCAACAAAATGTGACAACTGTTATCATTATATAGCATTTCATATTTTTACTAAGATCTAAAACCAGTTTCCAAAcatgttttgaatttttcatGGTTGGTAAAAATTTTGATGCTACTCGGACTATTAGCTATATAGAACATGCAAAACAACAATTAAAAAAGatatgcttaattgtcttaGATTTGTAACAAAATAACACTTCTAATCTTCAAGCCATTGCTTTTTTCTAAGGTTATCATTTGTTAACAGAACCACTTTTGTAAATACCAAAggaatattttaattttttttcgaaaggacgGCAAGAGCATTGCTTTTTCTTAGAATAAGAGAATTGACCCACTTTATAAGAGAAATCATGCCTGAAAACCTCATAACTGCATGGTTTAAAAGAAAACTGGTATACAACCTCAGAACGATAATACGATTTCAACTCGAAACAGACGTCCACACCAGAAGGCACAGCCAAACAACTATGACTCACACAACTCGGTTGGCAGAGCCTCGCTCCCAAGCCACACCTCCCTTGCAACTCAGGTCGGCAGAGCCctgctcccataccacatctcTCTAACACACAAGCTAGCAACACATCGTTTCGGAGGAGCGCGTATTGGaccaatccactatcttgaagtGCCAAACTAGAATGAAAAGCCATCGTGAATTAAGGATGTAGGGGTAAAAACCTACAGAGAAGCCAACGAATCAACCAAAGAAAACAAGGGTTTCTTGGAGCGACGCCTTCAGAAAGGAAGATATCAAAGTCGTCGTCGTTCGTCCGGACACCCGGACCGGGTTTTCACCCGGAGAAgcaacaagagaggagacgcgAAATGTTACCTCCAGCGAGggaatattttaatttttaacggTAATTTAGTATGTTCTCAGCTTTATCTGGCCGAATTTGTTAATCGGCGGTATAGGTTTATGTTGGTTAATTTGCTTCGAGATCCGAAGGCTTCTGCAGCTTGTTCAAACTGACCAAGTGTTGGTGCTCGAAGCCTCGAATTTGGCATTGATAAGATGAGCTAAACCAGCTTGCAGAGATCTAACAGCGTGCTGAGCTTTTGGCTTGAACAGAACTTCACAACACTCGAACTGGATGTAAGTATGTATTTACATACTGTATTTTACAAAGACTTGAAGATGCAAAAACTACATGATAAGCGCAAAAGATTGAGAACTCTGCCTCTTTACAAATCACTCTATGAGCCTATATAACCTACACCTGCAAAAGAGAAAAACTCAGCTTACGATTCACTCACTCAAACTGGGTTTGGAGAAGCAGGCTTCCCCTTGGTCGACGCCTTTGTGCCATTGCTGTCTAAGTTCCGATTGCTCGGCCTCTTCTGTAACTGAGGGTTACCTCCCTCCTTGGAGTCCTGGAGCTTTTCTAATTCTATAACCACCTCGTCCATGCTGGGCCTGTGCCTGGACTCCACTGAGAGGCATTGCAGTGCCAATTCTGCAGCCTTCTGCGCCCTAGCAAGGGAGTATTGCCCGCCCAGACGGGGGTCCAGGATGCGGAATATCCGCCGCTTGCTTCTCAGGTACGGCCTAGCCCATTCCACCAGGACATGCTCCCCGTTCGGGCGGTTCTTGTCCAGTGCACGGCGCCCTGACAGCATTTCTAGGAGTACTACTCCGAAGCTGTAGACATCGCTCTTGGTGGTCAGATGACCTTCACAAGGTAAAACGGAATTAGTTAGTAAGTTCAGTAACTAGCTTCCAAATGACTCTAAGATTGGCTCTAGGATGCTCAGCAGTACGGCGCTGAACCCAGCGCGTAATGAGACTGCAAAATTCTTGCTACAATCCTCACAGCTCAATTATGTTTTGAGATAGGATTGGTTGAATTTCTCGACAATAGAATTGAAATGTGTGAGTGTGATTCGTGGCTAATAATACTAGTTGCATCCGATGATATGGAAATAGAACAATGACGCTACCTGTCGCAAGGTATTCTGGAGCAGCGTACCCATGAGTCCCCATCACCCTAGTGGATACATGGCTCTTGTCACCAGTTGGACCATCCTTCGCCAGCCCGAAATCAGAGAGCTTAGCATTGaagttctggagaaaatttctcGCTATCAGCTCAACCAACTAAGCAATATTGTTGGTCCAAAGGACAATAATCTTTAACACTGCATACCGCGTCTAGAAGGACATTAGAGGTCTTGAAATCACGGTAGATGACTTTAGCCTCATCGCTGTGGAGAAAGGCAAGCCCTTTCGCCGCTCCGAGGGCAATTTTCATTCGAAGGTTCCAGGACAGTGGCTGGAAATGGGTGCTCCCTGCATATTGAAACATTTTAGAATCATTCCTTCAAATTTTGGGAAGTAGGCAAATAGCAGTCGGTAGCTAGGAAAAGTAAGGACACATGCTTACTCCTGAACAGATGATTCTCCAAACTCCCGCGTGACATGAATTCATACACAAGGAGCCGCTGTTCGTCTTCGAGACAGTAGCCAACGAGCTTTACAAGATATGGGTGCGACAGCGTTCCAAGATAATTCACTTCAGCCTGCACAAATGAAGGAACAGCGTGTCATACAGACTGTAAAACTGGCATGAAACGAGAGGCCTTTGCCCAACATATCGGTGTGGATACTAACCAGCCATTCCTTGTGGCCCTGGTAACTTTCCTGGTTCAGCTTCTTGACAGCAATCACCATCCCTGTGCCTGGTCTAGTTGGGGCGAGCGTCTTCTCATCGATCCACCCCTTGAAGACCAACCCAAACCCACCCTCGCCTAGCACGCTGTCTGGTCTAAAGTTTCTGGTGGCAGTTCTCAGCTCGTTGAAGGTGAAGGCCTTGACATTTGCTGACTCCAGAATCTCATCCTCGCTCCGTGGGGTTGGCAGCATTGACGCCGATGAGGCATGGCTGCTGCAGTTGCTCAAGGCTACCCCATTCTTACTAGCAAACTTGGAAGTTGCCCCTAACCGTCATCAAGAAACAATAAAGACTTTCAGACTTTTGTCCATCATACTCTACCTAATTATGCCGCTACTTTTTCCTATTCTTTAGTGGTAGTATTTGATTTGTGCATCATTAAATGACAACAAGTTCATGGAAAGGTTAAAAGGTTGCACCGATAATGAGCTTTCTTCCTTACTTCCTTAGCTCAGCATAGAAACAACTGAACTTTCAGCATGGGGCAGTCAATAACTTTGAAAATAGGGACAAAGATTTAGCTAAAAAGTAGCATAAAAAAATGAACTTTCCTCTCCTTACGATTAGATGAACATTCAATTCAGAACAATGAATAACATCAAATGAAAAGTCAGATAAAGTTAGTTGTGTTAGCATTTACACTGACACGTAGCGCACCTAACAGGAAATGGAAAGGTTTGGTCTTTGCACATAGAACAATCCAAGAGGAAATGAACAATTAACAATCCAAGAGGAAGTGTCTAAGcgcaaaatatatttttctttttaacacGCGCTGCTAGTGTTAGGTGCCAAACTACGTGGTCGAGTGATCCTACACGAGTACGCGGCAAAGGGGATTAGCAACTCAGCATCAGCTAACACCAGCGTCCAATAGAACAGGACAAATAAAGAGCACAAAATTAACACGAATCGATTATTGATTGCTTGAATAATCcgaagatggagaagaaggcAATTGAGGAACGGAATTAACACGAACCTGAAGGGGAGGAGGCGCAGCGGGAAGGGCTGTCGGAGCTGATCTTGGCGCCCCAGCAATTCCCCATGGCGACGCCGAATTAATCCAGGAACGGCAAGGCCTCGAAAAGAAGCAGCCTTAATTTTGGCTCCAATCGGATCACCAGAAGTCGGAAAGGGAGCTACGGAAGAAGTGCAACTCCGAGGAATGAAACAGAGCACGCAAATCGCAAGAACCAACAACCTCCCAGCTCCAACCGAATCAGAAGCTCCGATTGAACAAGCCGAACCGAGACGGCCAAATCCTCTCTCTGAGCTCGCAAGATGGAAGCACAGCTGCACtctgcgagagagagagagagagagagagagagagagaggagcacaaAAGGTGAGACCTTTGTGCGTGCGGATGGATGAAACAAGGGTGAGATTGAGATAGATCTCTTTTTCTCGCTCACGCCTCGTGCGTTGGCCTCGAGCCACGCGccagagacagagagagagatggggatCCGATACTGCCGCCGCTTctagaaggaggaggaggtggaggagagagaggcagcCATTAATGGCGGGGAAAGGCGAGGGGCGGCGGGCGAAGTGGTTGGGTCAGGCCCGTCGGCTCCGGTGGCCTTCCTTGTCGGAGCCGAGCGCCCCCAGTGCTCTCCTCACCGCTTTTATTTATACCCTCATCATATATACATGCTCTACTCTATATATGATGAGAAATTAACGTACAGAAGGCAAGGTAAAATACTCATGTGCGGGGTTTACCTACTCCAGGAAAACCAACAAATATTAATGATGTTGatttttttgttcaattgaacaATGCAAATATATAATGTAGGTCCttgtctctcttcctctctggTGTGAACTGCTTCGAAAGATATATACCTAGTCCCCTAGGTAGGTTGGTAGGTTTGTATTGGTGGATCTCCATGGAATTGTATGTGAGCTTGTAGACCTAGCTATGGGATTGTTTGATGAAGTTTTATCtataagaatttttagagtaaggtatttttagttttagaaatttatagAATTAAAACTGTAGGTACATTGAGAATGTTTAGTTGagctattttatttctattttagtctaaaaataaaaacttaaatCACTCAatcttaatatataaatatcctATAAATATAAGATCTAATATATAATTAGAAGTTAGAACTCTACTAAAACAGGAACTATATATGGAGTCGTAGACCTGTCTAGGCTCCAgtggacatgcatgcatgcggtcGATCAGTAGACTACTGATTCAGTACGCCATGAAAAAATGCAATGCAAGTTGGAAACGTTTAGTGCTAGCTGTTTCTTCCCATAGAGAGATCGAGCCGTGAATAAAATTACGGACTAACCCACTTTCCAAGAACGTTCTAGTACCGCACGCGCAGTGGATGGAATATCACCCGTTTAATTTCTTTTTAATTAAAGAACGTGACAATGGAGTGGTCTAATAAGTAGTGCAACTAGCATATATTCAGAGAAATAAGCAGCAGGAGTGTACGAATACTTGTGTGGTGATGGCGAGAACTACACAGTTGGTAAAGGCTGCAGGGGAGGAGCAGGTGCACTCAGTCTTGAACTCGGGTGTTGTATAGATTCTGTTTCGGACATCAAGTAAATCTGATCATAACACCTTCGGATAAAAAATTaaggtaaaatctaaaaattatatgtgtatgttttagttttagcatatatatctattttgTTTCTAAAAGTATACAAAATTGCTCACGAGTTTGAACTAATTTGCTTGTAGCAAaattgttcttatttttttaattaaaaatatgtaGCAGTTAAATTTGATATTGTCTTTGAATAAATCTaatatattcacaaaaattgttGAACAACGATCTTAATTGCATGTTTCTTAAATTACTCATATATCTATTCTAATTTGCTTGTGTTTTTTCACAAAATTACTTACATATATGCATTTAAGAGGCAGaagaacatatatattttttattaaatgttttctctgttttttttgcCACGCATTGAAATGGATCATTGATAAGGGTGGAAAGTtcagatataaaaaaaatcaaaaataaaataaattctcATATTCAAACTTTTTAGtacttaaaaatatatgtgtatgctataagtATAAAGCATGTACATTTTGTTTGTAGATATATTAAAAGATTAATGCTAGCTTTAAGTACTGATAAAGGTTGTACACAGCACAAAAAGCTACGTACCGGTGGACCATTACCCGCCGGTTCGGCAAGCTACTTAGTAATAGGCCACAAGTTAATTTGATCAAGTAGAATTAATTTATTATCTAGCTTCATCCCAAAACGACTTTGACGCAAATTGCAAGATAtatacaaagcctttacaactCTTGGGTCAAACCGTCTCGACCAAACAAATTTGCTGCTGCTCTACAAAgtgtttcaacttttttttttttttacttttttggaGATCGAATCGATTAGGTAAAGAAAGTGCACATTAGTTGcatgttttgttttttataGTGTACTTGGTTAGAGAGATAGGAGTATTCCTGAATGGAAGTTATTATTTAGTTTTTGAAGTGTTTAATTGAAGGACAAGTGAGATGTGATCATTAACTAATGAGAATATTCTTATTAGATACCAGATAAATCTATCCGTGAAAAAAAGTACAAGTTGGAGCCATCATGATTATATGttgataaaaaactaaaaatatgaaaagCTGGTTCTACAAAATTTTGATTAACCCCATTTAAATTTTATCCAtctaaccaaataaaaaattagatgtcATATCCATAttaccaaataaaaaattaaattactccaaccaataaattaaaatataaataattatatcaCATCTAACCTTATCCTTTAACATATCCTTACTGACCACCGTGTACCGTTCGGTCCTACCAACTTAGACCGGAGTGCTGgttaatataatataatactGTTCTTACTTCATAGTGTAAAATCTTTGCTCTCACGGAAATATCGAGGCAGAGAGGGGAATCATTCAACAGCTGTGGGTCACCTAAGCCtaaccaataaaaaaaaatctaacagATTAAAACGTAGAGAAAAATACTACtgctattataaaaaaaatcccttcactATTGACGTATAGAGGGGTTTCATTACCGGTTTTAGAGTCGATAGTGGATAACATATAGTGATAGTCGGAAAGTCtctgactatcactgtcgatccgagggaccagcagtgaagggattatcactgccggctgaaaacttcggtcggcagtgatagttgactatcactgttggttaaAGGTTTCAGCCGATAGTAATAGTCGGATGTCGAATCGATCTCTTTAGAGCtcgaaaaattaaaaatatattttttgcaccCGAGGAATCCTCACATCAGCGTCGTCGCAAGTCACGTGACTTTTCGTATGAAATACACGCACTCGGAACCTCTCAGCTTGCGcgatacgtccttaccatctcaccacaaaagtactagtgatatcattagcatatgcaatatttttgacatcttctgtctgaaatTTTAAACGATTATCCGAATATCTAAATGACATTAAATGAAAAGATTTTCACCtataaatgacatcaaatgacaGCTCAtaacatgaaccgacagtgatagtagaTTTTCACTGCCGTCTCTTTTCGAATGGTATTTTATAACAATCTATAatatgaactgacaatgatattTTATCACTATAATGTATAGAGTATATAATAGTCGGCGTAGCGTTTTTCTTTTAAGATCCACAACATTGTATCCAGAGAGATGAACTATTGTTATAAATTTTAGTCAAAAAATATAGGAAGAAATATTACAACTAATACATcttaatttagatttttttttttttttgccgccTCGATGGTGACATGCGATGACTTTATGTTGTTGTCATCGATCGCCAATTTGCTATGTCGGCACGGCAGCTAAGTACGTAGAGCCTCAATTTTCTGTCTATGAAGTCGTGCTTCCACACACTAGCTGCTGCCATCAAAGTGATCACACGATTAAGAATATTGCATTGTCGTCCGTAAAAAGTAATAATAAAAGTAGGATTATGTTGGTGCGGCAGGCTTGACGATCGAGGCAGCTAATAGCC
This genomic interval carries:
- the LOC133885422 gene encoding PGR5-like protein 1B, chloroplastic, translated to MAAAAPAAPGSGRLSRPRPPRVGLRGAGAALEGPSCLYVGPIETASQEKLEALYHQARDSYYSGQPLIVDDMFDKVELKLRLYGSKSVVKYPRCSLKRQSTYADAEEDKSMFMALSSIWMLLLLFGTSAFLVPSLYALSLAFGDAFGARYLLYGPKSLEMITRINDLALVGLGYLVGYPIASASVGALRGLLTNNLVALKGSCPNCGEQVFAFVKTDKSILTPHRAECHVCECPLEYRTKVERSLSGPGGSCVYGRVYLVKQGHPKKRKWM
- the LOC133885420 gene encoding receptor-like cytoplasmic kinase 176 — translated: MGNCWGAKISSDSPSRCASSPSGATSKFASKNGVALSNCSSHASSASMLPTPRSEDEILESANVKAFTFNELRTATRNFRPDSVLGEGGFGLVFKGWIDEKTLAPTRPGTGMVIAVKKLNQESYQGHKEWLAEVNYLGTLSHPYLVKLVGYCLEDEQRLLVYEFMSRGSLENHLFRRSTHFQPLSWNLRMKIALGAAKGLAFLHSDEAKVIYRDFKTSNVLLDANFNAKLSDFGLAKDGPTGDKSHVSTRVMGTHGYAAPEYLATGHLTTKSDVYSFGVVLLEMLSGRRALDKNRPNGEHVLVEWARPYLRSKRRIFRILDPRLGGQYSLARAQKAAELALQCLSVESRHRPSMDEVVIELEKLQDSKEGGNPQLQKRPSNRNLDSNGTKASTKGKPASPNPV